A genomic stretch from Fodinibius salinus includes:
- the eno gene encoding phosphopyruvate hydratase gives MSFIDEIIGRQIIDSRGNPTVEVDVILENDMMGRAAVPSGASTGEFEAVELRDTESDAFLGRGVTKAVENINNIINDSLCGMEVVGQVEIDNQLLEIDGTTNKSNLGANAMLGVSLAAADAASNMLNIPLWRYVGGVNAKVLPVPMMNIINGGSHADNNVDLQEFMIMPAGAKTFSEAIRIGAEVFHHLKKVLSDKNYSTAVGDEGGFAPDLNSNEEAVEVILEAIEKAGYEPGADVVLALDPATAEFYDAKEEVYEFRWSDGSKRSSDEMVDFWSNWVEKYPILSIEDALDENDWQGWKKLTDTLSDRVQLVGDDLFVTNTERLARGVQKGVANSILIKVNQIGTLTETLDAIEMAHKNDYTAVVSHRSGETEDTTIADLAVATNAGQIKTGSMSRTDRTAKYNQLLRIEEQLGDHAIYMGHDAFGF, from the coding sequence ATGAGTTTTATTGACGAAATTATTGGAAGACAAATTATTGATTCCCGGGGTAATCCCACCGTCGAGGTTGATGTGATTTTAGAAAATGACATGATGGGTCGCGCTGCAGTTCCATCCGGTGCTTCAACCGGAGAATTTGAAGCTGTTGAGCTGCGCGATACTGAATCCGATGCATTTCTGGGAAGAGGGGTAACAAAAGCTGTAGAAAATATAAATAATATTATTAATGACAGCCTGTGTGGAATGGAAGTTGTCGGACAGGTAGAAATTGATAATCAACTATTAGAGATTGACGGCACTACAAATAAAAGTAATCTGGGGGCTAATGCCATGCTTGGGGTATCACTTGCTGCTGCCGATGCCGCATCTAATATGTTGAATATACCGCTTTGGCGATATGTAGGCGGTGTTAATGCTAAAGTATTGCCAGTGCCGATGATGAATATTATCAATGGAGGGTCACATGCAGATAATAATGTGGACCTGCAGGAATTTATGATTATGCCCGCCGGTGCGAAAACATTTAGTGAAGCAATAAGAATTGGAGCAGAGGTATTCCATCATCTCAAAAAGGTACTCAGTGACAAAAATTATAGTACCGCAGTTGGTGACGAAGGTGGTTTTGCACCAGATCTTAACTCTAATGAAGAAGCTGTAGAAGTTATTCTAGAAGCTATTGAAAAGGCAGGGTATGAACCCGGTGCTGATGTGGTGCTTGCACTTGATCCGGCAACAGCAGAATTCTATGATGCGAAAGAGGAGGTTTACGAGTTTCGCTGGAGTGATGGCAGTAAACGATCCAGTGATGAAATGGTTGACTTTTGGAGCAATTGGGTCGAGAAATATCCTATCCTTTCTATTGAGGATGCCCTGGATGAAAATGACTGGCAAGGATGGAAAAAATTAACGGATACTCTTTCTGATCGTGTTCAGTTGGTTGGGGATGATTTGTTTGTAACAAATACCGAACGCTTAGCCAGAGGGGTTCAAAAAGGAGTAGCTAATTCTATTCTCATCAAAGTAAACCAAATAGGAACGTTGACTGAGACGCTGGACGCCATCGAGATGGCACATAAAAATGATTATACTGCTGTCGTTTCACACCGTTCCGGTGAAACGGAAGATACAACCATTGCCGACTTAGCGGTGGCCACTAATGCCGGACAAATTAAAACCGGATCAATGAGTCGTACAGATCGAACGGCAAAATATAATCAACTGCTGCGTATCGAAGAGCAGCTGGGAGATCACGCTATTTATATGGGACATGACGCCTTTGGATTTTAA
- the recF gene encoding DNA replication/repair protein RecF (All proteins in this family for which functions are known are DNA-binding proteins that assist the filamentation of RecA onto DNA for the initiation of recombination or recombinational repair.), which produces MQNTNLKLQNFRNHIETTVEWAPHMNVIIGQNGAGKTNLIDALHYLCMSRSFVSSSDRYVVNKDASFFMIKGHFKGRIRSSFDVGCSYSRGKGKKIFVNESPLDRLSDLIGMVPVVVLSPADKKLTSEGPKQRRSFIDSFISQISPGYLQDLLDFRKARKQRNKLLKEFRGSREVLQAYLEPWNVQLAEYGSRIVAKRTEVLNVFQSYLASEYEEISGMCHKPDLEYQTFCEPSEDEELIRERYMATLDEEEDHEIEREVTLIGPHRDEIVFYLDDFELRNFGSQGQHRLFALALKLAQLLYFSDELDDLPIFLLDDVFGDLDAQRTEVLLNALIDHAGQTFVTAANPIPFDNYLTFDGKKNRKFEVEDGNITLIN; this is translated from the coding sequence ATGCAAAATACGAACCTCAAGCTACAAAACTTTCGGAATCACATAGAGACTACTGTAGAATGGGCACCGCACATGAATGTGATTATTGGTCAGAACGGGGCGGGTAAAACCAATCTCATAGATGCACTGCACTACTTGTGCATGAGTCGAAGTTTTGTATCAAGCAGTGATCGGTATGTGGTCAATAAGGATGCCTCTTTTTTTATGATTAAAGGGCATTTTAAAGGAAGAATTCGTTCAAGTTTTGATGTCGGCTGTTCCTATTCGCGTGGGAAGGGAAAAAAGATTTTTGTGAACGAAAGTCCGCTGGATCGCCTTTCTGACTTAATTGGCATGGTGCCGGTGGTAGTACTTTCGCCAGCAGACAAAAAGCTTACCAGTGAGGGACCTAAACAGCGTCGTTCGTTTATAGACTCATTTATCAGTCAGATATCACCTGGTTATCTGCAAGATTTGCTCGATTTTCGCAAGGCGCGTAAACAGCGTAACAAATTACTTAAAGAGTTTCGGGGCAGCCGAGAAGTCCTTCAGGCCTACCTGGAGCCGTGGAATGTACAGCTGGCCGAATATGGTTCACGGATTGTTGCCAAACGGACAGAAGTGCTGAATGTCTTTCAGAGTTATTTAGCGAGTGAATATGAGGAAATTTCCGGGATGTGTCATAAACCGGATCTCGAATATCAAACATTCTGTGAGCCAAGTGAAGATGAAGAACTTATTCGAGAGCGGTATATGGCGACTCTTGATGAAGAGGAAGATCATGAAATTGAGCGAGAGGTAACACTGATAGGTCCACATCGCGATGAGATTGTATTTTATTTGGATGATTTTGAGCTTCGTAATTTTGGGTCTCAGGGACAGCACCGGTTATTTGCTTTAGCTTTAAAACTGGCCCAGCTTTTGTATTTTTCTGATGAACTTGATGATTTACCTATTTTTCTGCTGGATGACGTCTTTGGTGATCTGGATGCACAGCGGACCGAAGTTCTGTTAAATGCACTGATTGATCATGCAGGACAAACTTTTGTTACTGCTGCAAACCCTATTCCGTTTGATAATTATTTAACATTTGATGGCAAAAAAAATCGTAAGTTTGAAGTAGAAGATGGAAATATAACACTCATTAATTAA
- a CDS encoding DUF721 domain-containing protein, which yields MGRFRSNSPKPLKDALKEFLDNYPHRKRMKRGMILSLWNETVGKRIAEQTENVHFEHGNLVVHVKNPAWRQEIHMKRFSIAKRLNEKVEEKIIKEIVVRS from the coding sequence TTGGGAAGATTTCGATCAAATAGCCCAAAACCACTGAAGGATGCTCTGAAGGAGTTTTTGGATAACTATCCCCATCGCAAGCGTATGAAGCGGGGAATGATTTTATCGTTGTGGAATGAAACGGTGGGAAAGCGTATTGCGGAACAAACAGAAAACGTTCATTTTGAGCATGGGAATTTAGTTGTTCATGTTAAAAATCCTGCATGGCGTCAAGAAATCCATATGAAGCGGTTTAGCATTGCCAAACGATTAAATGAGAAGGTTGAAGAGAAAATTATTAAAGAAATAGTTGTGCGTTCATAG